Genomic segment of Saprospira sp. CCB-QB6:
GCAGTCGAAAAAGGCATCAAACTATTATCCTTATAGTACCAATACCTACCACTTTCTGTATCTAAATCAAAGAATAATTGACCTTCTTTTAAAGCATAACGATTTATGCTTTTGACAAAAGGTTTAGCATTCTCTCTAGTCGAAGGAAGCCAAAAAGTACTCTCGGCTTTATAGATAGATGTAGTCGGAAACCTTGCAATACATACTCCATCATCTGTAAGTCGATATTCCCACTGCAGCACCCCCTTTCCATAGCGTGCTGCATGATTATCAAGAACAAAAAATAATACCACATAAACCAACTGAAAAAACATGACGAAAACTAATATTTTCTTTTTCAAGACCTCTTTTATAAAATATCTCATATTTAAATTTTAATAAAAATAAAAAAGTGCGTCACCACCTCCATTAGGTGCTGGATCTTCTTCTTTAGGTACTACCTTTTCAGGCATAGCTTTAGGCACTCCATCTTCATCAAATTCATAACCGGGATTAGGATATGTTTCACTCCAAGTATATGGAAGATATGGATAAGGAGTTCCCAATGGAAATTCCCCCGAAGGACCTGCATGGTCACCACCCCAAAAAATATCCCAAAAGCCATCTTTTTCACTAGTATAAACTGTTGTACATTCTTCTGAATTACAAGTTGTTTTATATCCTACTGTCGTTTTCCCTATATGATATACATGAGGGGTCATATTAACCCCAATAACCCCAGATTCAGGTCCTCCTGTTTTCCCTTTCATAATTCTATTTTGGCCATGCTTCAAATCTGGAGCATTTCTTAACGCCTTTTTATCCATACTTACAGGCTCCCCTTCTCCGAAGTAATAATGTTCTACAGCAGACCAAGTATCTTTCACAACGGCTTCCCCATCCCTATTTCTAGCAGGCTTATACTTTAAGGTTAAATATGCAGGCCTTTCTTCTGGCGTGAAGGGCTCCCATTTCTTTTCGTCTGAATAATAATAATGAACAACCATATCATAACTTTCTGACCAAGTAGAAAATACATAATCCCCATTAGGTGTCTGCATCATAGTCCCGTGCTCATATGCTTCTACGAAACTCCAACTAGTGGGATTAGTGACAGGCTCTAAGCCATCTAAATCAATACACTCTATAGGTCTATTCCCTGCAAACTGATAGGGCGTATACCAAGGATAATCCGGCGCCAACGGATCCACACTCAAAAACTTCCCTATACTCGGATTATACAACCGAAAGCCATAATCCTGAATATTTTGCGTCCCCCAATCTCGGTCATCTTCCTTCCCATTAAACCCAAAACGATACTCCTCCCCACTCACAAACTTGCGCCCAGGCATTTCCCAACCGAATGGATAATATAGACTAGCCGAAGAAACCTGCGCCAGATAATAATCTGCCTGTCCCGTTTGGCTGCTGTCTTGGCCCAAAGATTTATCACTGACCGTAGCCAGTACGTTGCCTAAGTGGTTGGAGAGCTCGTAGCGGCGGCGGCCCAGCTCTAGTTGCTGGTAGCTGCTTTGCGCCAAAGTGGTTTTGAGCAGGCTCCCAGCAGGCAAACCAACGGCCCCCGACTCATCCCGATACCTTAAAGCTAAGGCTTTTTTCAAGATCCCCAAACGGGCCGAACCATATAAATGCAGCTCCTCTAAATACAAACTATCTTTGTCATCGACCAGCGCAATATTTTCTTCATTGTACTGATAAACCGCCAGCACATTCCCCTGAGGGTCACGGACATAATACTGCCCCTCTGACCGAATATCTACAGGACCATCTACATACAATTTCTTCTTGGCCAAGCGGTTGCCCATGGGGTCGTACTCATATTGCAAGATCGAGGGGCCCGGCTTGCCCGCCTCAAAACGAACCTCTTGCACCTTGCCTTGTACGTTCCAGACAATCTCCTCAATCTGCTCCGAGCTATCTCGAACCAAATTGCCGATTTCGTCATATTCATAGTTTTCTGAGGATGTTTTTGGGGCCTGCCGCCTAAGGCGGCCGGGCCCTTACAGGGCTCGCAAGGCTGCTCGGCCCTGCGCCAGCAAGCTGGCTGGGTCTGCCGCTGTGCGGCACCCTTTCAGGCCCCTAGGCCAAGTCGCTTCGCTCCTTTGCAGGCGGCTTCGCCGCCTGCTAGCTGTGGCTGCAGGTTGAAAAGGAGTAATTGCTAGGTAACAGAGGGCTACTTAACATCTAATTTCATATATTCTTTCTTTTCAACCCCATATGGATAAGCAATATCTTCTAATATTGAATTAGGTTTGATAAAAAGGCAATTCTTAATAACTATGTCGTGTGTAAAATACGCATCAAAAAAGTTTAAATCTCCAGTAAAGACAGTGTTTTCAAAAACAATGGGTTCATCATTATGTCCTGCAGATTCAAAAATAACATCTCCCACAACACAGTTAGATACTAAAAGCCCTTTTTTAAAAAAACTTTCATAAAAATTAACCTTACCTATAACCATATTCCTAAAAACAACACGTTCTTTGAATATTAAACAAACGCCTAAAACTGAACTTAATACAGTATTCTCTCTACATATCACATCATTTTCCAGATGATCTAAATTCAACACTTTATTCATTTTTCATCATTACTATTCTAAATAATATGTACCTATAGAAATTTGTCCATCCTCTTTTTCAATAGCTCTATATCCAATTTTATTTCCATTTATTTCTACACTAAGGTTTATAGCTCCATTAAAACCCTTTTCTCCTTTTCGAGGCAAAGAGACACTTCCATTATTAATTTTGGACTCTAAATCCATAAGAATTCCACTTTCAACTTCATCCATTGTTAATCCAGTATCTCTTACATCTCCTGAGCGGTGAGAGCGATTATAACCATGCCCAGACTTAATTTGTACGCTTTTTCCATTATTTAATTTTGTGGTTCTTATCAAGTTTTTTCCTGATCCACTTTTTGTAAATGTAAATGGACAAGGCCCACTATTATGCACTAAAACTTCTAAATCACTAACATAGTAGGTATGGAAGCCTTCAACTGTAAAATTATAGA
This window contains:
- a CDS encoding RHS repeat domain-containing protein → MVRDSSEQIEEIVWNVQGKVQEVRFEAGKPGPSILQYEYDPMGNRLAKKKLYVDGPVDIRSEGQYYVRDPQGNVLAVYQYNEENIALVDDKDSLYLEELHLYGSARLGILKKALALRYRDESGAVGLPAGSLLKTTLAQSSYQQLELGRRRYELSNHLGNVLATVSDKSLGQDSSQTGQADYYLAQVSSASLYYPFGWEMPGRKFVSGEEYRFGFNGKEDDRDWGTQNIQDYGFRLYNPSIGKFLSVDPLAPDYPWYTPYQFAGNRPIECIDLDGLEPVTNPTSWSFVEAYEHGTMMQTPNGDYVFSTWSESYDMVVHYYYSDEKKWEPFTPEERPAYLTLKYKPARNRDGEAVVKDTWSAVEHYYFGEGEPVSMDKKALRNAPDLKHGQNRIMKGKTGGPESGVIGVNMTPHVYHIGKTTVGYKTTCNSEECTTVYTSEKDGFWDIFWGGDHAGPSGEFPLGTPYPYLPYTWSETYPNPGYEFDEDGVPKAMPEKVVPKEEDPAPNGGGDALFYFY